A stretch of the Pyxidicoccus trucidator genome encodes the following:
- a CDS encoding cbb3-type cytochrome oxidase subunit 3, with protein sequence MYKQFYSGMDLTELPLFALVLFIMVFLGVCAWVFGVRRGKDFDALANMPLAEREGGHE encoded by the coding sequence ATGTACAAGCAATTCTATTCGGGGATGGATTTGACCGAGCTGCCGCTCTTCGCGCTCGTCCTGTTCATCATGGTGTTCCTCGGCGTCTGCGCCTGGGTGTTCGGCGTGCGGCGCGGCAAGGACTTCGACGCGCTCGCGAACATGCCGCTGGCGGAGCGGGAGGGCGGCCATGAGTGA